The following coding sequences lie in one Glycine max cultivar Williams 82 chromosome 19, Glycine_max_v4.0, whole genome shotgun sequence genomic window:
- the LOC100797080 gene encoding coumaroyl-CoA:anthocyanidin 3-O-glucoside-6''-O-coumaroyltransferase 1, whose protein sequence is MAHPADLCQKLKVIEQCQVSPPPGSVPPTSLPLTFLDLPWVYCNTVQSIFFFEFPHSCNHFLQTVLPNLKHSLSLTLQQFFPFVGNFVIPPKPNFPHILYTSENSISFTIAESTAEFPHLIADTARDVKDSHPFVPILPTPTTKEDGTWLLPLMAIQLTIFPEYGFSICISFRHVVADARAFLHFMKFWSYVCRTKHDVAATQDLLPLLNRDIIKDPKGLKFVFLEELWNSPIESIIKTPPKVVDKNDDKVRHAFVLRRDHVAKLKKWVSIECKSTYGLELESLHISTFVVTSALMWVCKVQSEEEANAITIANNNNNDEIYSFTFLGDCRNRPEFSIPSTYFGNCVVFRMVSLNRSKLMGEKGIVEAAISIGRKVRDFQFDAMKDFENFMSLCRGGKKLNHASTIAGSPKLGTYETDFGWGKPKKCEILHIEYSRTISLSDCRDEEGGVEVELALGRAQMSKFSAILEEYLRNIAI, encoded by the coding sequence ATGGCTCACCCTGCTGATCTTTGTCAAAAGCTGAAAGTCATAGAGCAATGTCAAGTTTCTCCTCCACCAGGTTCGGTTCCTCCAACCTCTCTTCCACTAACCTTCCTTGACCTTCCTTGGGTTTACTGTAACACAGTGCAAAGCATTTTCTTCTTTGAGTTTCCTCACTCTTGTAACCACTTCTTGCAAACAGTGCTTCCAAATCTCAAACACTCTCTTTCCCTCactctccaacaattcttcccCTTCGTTGGAAACTTTGTGATCCCTCCTAAACCTAACTTCCCTCACATTCTCTACACCTCTGAAAACTCCATATCCTTCACCATTGCAGAATCCACTGCCGAGTTTCCACATCTCATAGCTGACaccgctagagatgttaaaGACTCGCACCCTTTTGTTCCTATCTTACCTACCCCAACTACCAAAGAAGATGGCACATGGTTGCTTCCTCTTATGGCCATTCAACTCACCATTTTCCCCGAATATGGCTTCAGCATTTGCATCAGTTTTAGACACGTTGTTGCTGACGCAAGAGCATTCTTACATTTCATGAAGTTCTGGTCCTATGTTTGTAGGACAAAACATGACGTGGCAGCTACTCAAGATTTGTTACCACTGCTCAACAGGGACATCATCAAAGACCCCAAAGGGCTTAAATTCGTTTTCTTGGAGGAACTATGGAATTCTCCTATAGAAAGCATAATAAAAACACCTCCAAAAGTTGTCGACAAAAACGATGACAAAGTCCGTCACGCGTTTGTGTTGAGGCGTGACCATGTTGCGAAGCTAAAGAAATGGGTGTCGATTGAATGTAAAAGTACTTATGGGTTAGAATTAGAGTCATTGCACATATCAACCTTTGTTGTGACAAGTGCTTTGATGTGGGTTTGCAAGGTTCAATCAGAAGAAGAGGCCAATGCTATCACTAttgctaataataataataatgatgaaatctACAGCTTTACGTTTCTGGGAGATTGCCGTAACCGTCCCGAATTTTCGATTCCTTCAACGTACTTTGGAAACTGCGTTGTCTTTCGCATGGTGTCACTAAACAGGAGCAAACTaatgggagaaaaaggaattgtTGAGGCAGCGATTAGTATTGGAAGGAAAGTTAGAGATTTTCAGTTTGATGCTATGAAAGactttgaaaattttatgtCTCTTTGTAGAGGTGGAAAAAAACTGAACCATGCGTCTACAATTGCAGGGTCGCCAAAGCTTGGAACATATGAGACTGATTTTGGGTGGGGAAAGCCCAAGAAGTGTGAAATACTTCACATAGAATATTCAAGAACTATCTCCCTTTCGGATTGTAGGGATGAAGAAGGTGGAGTGGAAGTTGAGCTAGCACTTGGAAGGGCTCAAATGAGCAAATTTTCTGCTATATTGGAAGAATATCTCAGAAATATTGCTATATAG